A region of Chitinophaga horti DNA encodes the following proteins:
- a CDS encoding ExbD/TolR family protein, which translates to MHNSALNDILFILLLFFLIVSTLANPNVIKLTLPKATSNTKATQTVVVSIDQSRQFFVGTGKVDFAQLREALMPRLANADVNNTIVINAEKSVPIEDIVSVMEIARELNAKVVLGTAKPGTNR; encoded by the coding sequence ATGCACAACTCAGCACTGAACGATATCCTGTTCATCCTGCTGTTGTTCTTCCTCATCGTGTCTACGCTGGCCAACCCGAACGTGATCAAACTCACGCTGCCCAAGGCAACCAGCAATACCAAAGCCACGCAAACAGTGGTCGTGAGTATTGACCAGTCGCGCCAGTTTTTTGTAGGCACCGGCAAGGTTGATTTTGCCCAGCTGCGCGAAGCACTCATGCCACGACTGGCCAACGCGGACGTGAACAATACGATCGTGATCAACGCGGAAAAGAGTGTGCCTATTGAGGACATTGTGTCCGTAATGGAAATTGCCCGCGAGCTGAATGCCAAGGTGGTATTGGGTACCGCTAAACCAGGGACTAACAGGTAA
- a CDS encoding TlpA disulfide reductase family protein — MKKLLFSSIALLPLCAMAQDSATVVIKGTYKNAPANSYAYVTQMSRSKVVVDSALIVKGAFEVKTKMPEPKLVNVSVKTPGTRRANSLSLFAEPSGIVLVVKDSISNAEVKNAPSHAVFTATEKGNKSLMAEMDALRTRAMAMGENAPKDSMDALRDTYMGLYEKVQESQLATIKANPDSYASMYYLSQIAGGSPDFEKINPLYTALSTKVKGTATGKAIGKALELAEKTSVGKQAMDFTQKDQNDKDVSLASFRGKYVLVDFWASWCGPCRAENPNVVKAFNAYKDKGFTILGVSLDREKDKWIKAIADDQLDWYHVSDLKFWENAVAVQYGIRSVPANLLIDPTGKIVGKNLRGEDLEKKLEEVFKKG, encoded by the coding sequence GTGAAAAAACTCCTTTTCAGCAGCATTGCACTGCTCCCATTGTGTGCCATGGCGCAGGATAGCGCTACAGTGGTTATCAAGGGCACCTACAAAAACGCTCCGGCCAATTCTTATGCATACGTTACCCAAATGAGCAGGTCTAAAGTAGTCGTTGACTCCGCCCTGATCGTGAAAGGTGCTTTCGAAGTAAAAACGAAAATGCCTGAACCTAAACTGGTAAACGTATCTGTAAAAACGCCCGGCACCCGCCGCGCTAACAGCCTTAGCCTGTTTGCAGAACCTTCTGGTATCGTGCTGGTAGTAAAAGATTCTATCTCTAATGCGGAAGTGAAAAACGCACCTTCGCATGCTGTTTTTACGGCTACCGAAAAAGGTAACAAAAGCCTGATGGCGGAAATGGACGCACTGCGCACCCGCGCAATGGCTATGGGCGAAAACGCGCCTAAAGATAGCATGGACGCCCTGCGCGATACTTATATGGGCCTGTATGAAAAAGTGCAGGAGTCACAGCTGGCGACCATCAAAGCAAATCCTGATTCTTATGCGAGCATGTACTACCTGAGCCAGATTGCAGGCGGCAGCCCGGATTTTGAAAAAATAAACCCGCTATACACCGCGCTTTCCACTAAAGTAAAAGGTACTGCTACCGGTAAAGCGATCGGAAAAGCACTGGAACTGGCAGAAAAAACCAGTGTTGGTAAACAAGCGATGGACTTCACCCAGAAAGACCAGAATGATAAAGACGTAAGCCTGGCTTCTTTCCGCGGTAAATATGTACTGGTTGACTTCTGGGCAAGCTGGTGCGGACCGTGTCGCGCAGAAAACCCGAACGTGGTAAAAGCTTTCAACGCTTATAAAGACAAAGGCTTCACCATCCTGGGCGTTTCCCTGGACCGTGAAAAAGACAAATGGATCAAAGCTATTGCTGACGATCAGCTGGACTGGTACCATGTATCTGACCTGAAGTTCTGGGAAAACGCGGTAGCGGTGCAATACGGCATCCGTTCCGTACCTGCTAACCTGCTCATCGACCCAACCGGTAAGATTGTAGGTAAAAACCTGCGTGGCGAAGACCTGGAGAAGAAGCTGGAAGAAGTATTCAAGAAAGGATAA
- the prmC gene encoding peptide chain release factor N(5)-glutamine methyltransferase produces MTIQAAFAHIIKSIQPLYEEREAANIAHMLLEHITGMGKMDRIVYKDKPLDDTQLAGLQAGIEALLAKRPIQYIIGSSWFYGMELLVNQHVLIPRPETEELVEWILSENTNPQAHILDIGTGSGCIPIALQKQLPQAKVWGIDISEDALAVAQSNATRQQTPVQFAVMSALDTAATAELPPFDIIVSNPPYIRQREKADMQHQVVDYEPSLALFVPDNDPLLFYRYIGTLALQKLPTGGKLYFEINEALGNEVVELLQSQGFTDVTLRADLFGKHRMVSATKG; encoded by the coding sequence ATGACCATACAGGCAGCATTTGCACATATTATCAAATCAATTCAACCGCTTTATGAAGAAAGGGAAGCGGCCAACATTGCGCACATGCTGCTGGAGCACATTACGGGCATGGGTAAGATGGACCGCATTGTGTACAAAGACAAACCGCTGGACGATACGCAGCTGGCGGGTTTGCAGGCAGGCATCGAGGCTTTGCTGGCTAAACGTCCCATCCAATACATCATCGGCAGCAGTTGGTTTTATGGTATGGAACTGCTCGTTAACCAACACGTGCTCATCCCCCGCCCGGAAACAGAAGAACTGGTAGAGTGGATACTGAGCGAAAACACAAACCCACAGGCGCACATCCTGGATATTGGTACGGGTAGCGGCTGTATCCCCATCGCCCTGCAAAAGCAACTGCCGCAGGCAAAGGTGTGGGGTATTGATATTAGTGAAGATGCGCTGGCCGTTGCGCAAAGTAATGCTACCCGGCAACAAACGCCTGTACAATTCGCAGTCATGAGTGCGTTGGATACCGCTGCCACGGCGGAGTTACCCCCCTTCGACATCATCGTAAGCAACCCGCCATACATCCGCCAGCGCGAAAAGGCGGACATGCAGCACCAGGTGGTCGACTATGAGCCATCGCTTGCGCTGTTCGTACCCGATAACGATCCACTGCTGTTTTACCGCTACATCGGTACACTTGCCCTGCAAAAGCTGCCAACAGGGGGTAAACTCTACTTCGAGATCAACGAGGCGTTGGGCAACGAAGTGGTGGAACTACTTCAATCACAGGGTTTTACAGATGTTACCCTTCGCGCCGACTTGTTCGGCAAACACCGGATGGTGAGCGCCACCAAAGGATAA
- the ribD gene encoding bifunctional diaminohydroxyphosphoribosylaminopyrimidine deaminase/5-amino-6-(5-phosphoribosylamino)uracil reductase RibD gives MDGTHEIFMQRCLQLASLASGFTAPNPMVGAVLVHNGRVIGEGFHQIYGQAHAEVNCVNSVSPEDRQLIPEATMYVSLEPCAHHGKTPPCADLIIRERIPQVVIGCVDTFSAVSGKGIEKLEAAGVKVVTGVLEQECRELNKRFFTYHEKKRPYIVLKWAQSPQGYIAHDNAPAMISNEVTNRLVHRWRSEEMSIMVGTRTALIDNPHLNNRLWTGLSPIRLILDPHLKVPADYNVHDMNALSFFITDKQTPVPDRVNVIPLDFTAALIPQLMEVLHQRQILSVLVEGGANLLQQFIDAGCWDEARVITGKRGPQSGLRAPQLKQGVPGEIITLDGDAIITYRN, from the coding sequence ATGGACGGCACTCACGAAATATTTATGCAACGCTGCCTGCAGCTGGCCAGCCTCGCCAGCGGCTTTACTGCGCCAAACCCAATGGTAGGCGCTGTATTGGTTCACAACGGCCGCGTGATCGGGGAAGGGTTTCACCAGATTTACGGCCAGGCCCATGCGGAAGTTAACTGTGTGAACAGCGTATCGCCTGAGGACAGGCAGTTGATCCCCGAAGCGACCATGTATGTAAGCCTGGAACCTTGTGCTCATCATGGTAAAACGCCGCCCTGTGCAGATCTCATCATACGGGAGCGTATTCCGCAGGTGGTGATCGGTTGTGTAGATACGTTTTCTGCGGTATCCGGCAAAGGTATTGAGAAGCTGGAAGCCGCCGGGGTAAAGGTAGTAACGGGTGTGCTGGAGCAGGAATGCCGCGAACTGAACAAACGTTTCTTCACGTATCACGAGAAAAAACGCCCGTATATTGTACTAAAGTGGGCGCAATCGCCGCAAGGGTATATAGCACATGATAACGCGCCGGCCATGATATCGAACGAGGTCACGAACCGACTCGTACACCGTTGGCGCAGTGAAGAAATGAGCATCATGGTGGGCACCCGCACCGCCCTCATCGATAATCCGCATCTTAACAACCGGCTATGGACGGGCCTGTCGCCCATCCGCCTGATACTCGATCCGCATCTGAAAGTGCCGGCAGATTATAACGTGCACGACATGAATGCACTTTCCTTTTTTATTACAGACAAGCAAACACCTGTACCAGACAGGGTGAATGTAATCCCACTCGACTTTACCGCAGCATTGATCCCGCAACTGATGGAAGTACTTCATCAAAGGCAGATATTGAGCGTGCTGGTAGAAGGCGGCGCTAACCTGCTGCAACAGTTTATCGACGCAGGCTGTTGGGACGAAGCACGGGTCATTACCGGTAAGCGGGGCCCGCAATCGGGTTTACGCGCACCACAATTGAAGCAGGGCGTCCCCGGCGAAATCATTACGCTTGATGGCGACGCGATCATCACTTACAGAAATTGA
- a CDS encoding IMPACT family protein, with protein MEVFYTIEKKANAEFKDKGSKFLAYAFPVKSTEEVKEYLAEVKKEHPKATHHCYAYRLGTDGTQFRAVDDGEPAGSAGKPILGQIDSKQLTDTAVIVVRYFGGTLLGVPGLINAYKMSAAIVLQLVPSVQKNVETAYDLTFDYTILNEVMTVVKQQNCTVASQELQLFCTMRIGIPKANEELCLLRLKDIYGLEIAKVKK; from the coding sequence ATGGAGGTATTTTACACGATAGAGAAGAAAGCTAACGCGGAGTTTAAAGACAAAGGCAGCAAATTCCTGGCTTACGCTTTCCCCGTGAAATCGACGGAAGAGGTGAAGGAATACCTTGCGGAAGTTAAAAAAGAACACCCGAAAGCCACGCATCACTGCTACGCCTACCGCCTCGGCACCGATGGTACACAGTTCCGTGCCGTAGACGACGGCGAACCCGCAGGATCGGCCGGTAAACCCATCCTGGGGCAGATCGACAGCAAACAACTCACCGATACGGCAGTCATCGTGGTACGTTATTTCGGCGGCACCTTACTCGGTGTACCCGGACTGATCAACGCCTATAAAATGTCGGCGGCGATCGTGTTGCAGCTGGTGCCGTCGGTACAAAAGAACGTGGAAACGGCCTATGACCTCACCTTTGATTATACCATCCTGAATGAAGTAATGACGGTGGTGAAGCAGCAGAACTGCACGGTGGCGTCGCAGGAGCTGCAGTTGTTCTGCACCATGCGCATCGGCATCCCGAAGGCGAATGAAGAATTATGCCTGTTACGTTTAAAAGATATTTACGGGCTGGAAATTGCGAAGGTTAAAAAGTAG
- a CDS encoding DUF6786 family protein yields MKPYLLPLLLLLLACTGRPRHNARYHHTPVTKGDSLRKFNNLVKHLSRQTKILVFKDSTSKGAIVITPDWNAQVIACTVNEKEDAHHAAGYTQEDGEDHPNSGQFRQISVSKHSILLEKDSGNFTLQRRIRLIARRDIPNYLGGQTLHRSIQAIAFESENNIVNKGATAADSVFIQISGRFPATDDIRVLLPDKAAKRFNIFSPGKVTGVMFNNAANYFGYYDAEQEVLTIIQFTMPGGQVTYNGPAIDARNENALVLGSRSPFSKLKPGAGLQHFHRTIHLSGTPKRLEPVMKKIFGVTMKQLDATF; encoded by the coding sequence GTGAAACCATATCTGCTGCCACTGCTGCTCCTGTTGCTTGCCTGCACCGGCAGGCCCCGGCATAACGCCAGGTATCACCATACGCCCGTCACTAAAGGCGATAGTCTGCGTAAATTCAATAACCTCGTCAAACATTTATCGCGACAAACAAAGATCCTCGTATTCAAAGACAGCACCAGCAAAGGCGCTATCGTGATCACACCAGACTGGAACGCACAGGTGATCGCCTGCACGGTAAATGAGAAAGAAGACGCGCATCACGCTGCCGGGTATACGCAAGAGGATGGTGAAGATCATCCGAACAGCGGCCAGTTCAGGCAGATATCGGTATCGAAGCACAGCATCCTGCTGGAAAAAGATAGTGGAAACTTTACACTACAACGCCGTATACGCCTCATCGCGCGGCGCGATATTCCTAATTACCTGGGCGGGCAAACGCTCCATAGAAGCATACAGGCCATTGCATTTGAATCGGAGAATAACATTGTTAATAAAGGCGCAACGGCTGCAGATTCCGTGTTTATACAAATCAGCGGCCGGTTCCCGGCGACGGATGATATACGGGTGTTGTTGCCGGATAAGGCGGCGAAACGGTTTAACATCTTTTCTCCGGGGAAAGTAACCGGGGTAATGTTTAATAATGCGGCGAACTATTTCGGGTATTACGATGCGGAACAGGAAGTGCTGACAATTATTCAATTTACGATGCCTGGCGGGCAAGTTACTTACAACGGGCCGGCGATAGATGCGCGGAACGAAAACGCCCTGGTACTCGGCAGCCGGTCACCTTTCAGTAAGCTGAAACCTGGCGCCGGTTTACAACACTTCCATCGTACCATTCATTTGTCCGGCACGCCTAAACGGCTGGAGCCGGTAATGAAAAAGATCTTTGGTGTTACAATGAAACAGCTGGATGCTACTTTTTAA
- a CDS encoding 3-hydroxyacyl-CoA dehydrogenase family protein — protein sequence MQQVAIIGAGTMGNGIAHVFAQGGFKVNLIDVSAPALEKALATIEKNLDRQLAKESITAEVKAQTLANLTTFTELAEGVKNTSLVVEAATENLSLKLKIFADLDRLAPADAILATNTSSISITQIAAATKRPAQVIGMHFMNPVPVMKLVEIINGYATDKSVTDKITELSRQLGKVPCVVNDYPGFVANRILMPMINEAIISLHEGVSGVAEIDTVMKLGMAHPMGPLQLADFIGLDVCLYIMRVLHEGLGNPKYAPCPLLVNMVNAGFLGVKSGEGFYKYQAGSKDLVVSPRFDS from the coding sequence ATGCAACAAGTAGCCATCATTGGCGCCGGTACCATGGGTAACGGCATTGCCCACGTTTTTGCACAAGGCGGCTTTAAAGTAAACCTGATCGACGTATCTGCCCCTGCCCTGGAAAAAGCGCTGGCCACGATTGAGAAAAACCTGGACAGGCAACTGGCCAAAGAAAGTATTACGGCCGAGGTAAAAGCACAAACGCTTGCGAACCTCACCACTTTCACCGAACTGGCGGAAGGTGTTAAAAACACTTCACTCGTCGTAGAAGCTGCCACCGAAAACCTTTCACTCAAGCTAAAGATCTTTGCCGACCTGGACCGCCTGGCTCCGGCCGATGCGATCCTCGCTACCAATACTTCTTCCATTTCCATCACACAAATCGCCGCCGCTACCAAACGCCCTGCACAGGTGATTGGCATGCACTTCATGAACCCGGTGCCGGTGATGAAGCTCGTGGAAATTATCAACGGTTATGCGACGGATAAAAGCGTAACTGATAAAATCACGGAACTTTCCCGCCAGCTCGGCAAAGTCCCTTGCGTGGTAAACGATTACCCGGGCTTCGTGGCCAACCGTATTCTCATGCCAATGATCAATGAAGCCATCATCAGCCTGCACGAAGGCGTATCCGGCGTAGCCGAAATCGATACGGTGATGAAACTGGGTATGGCGCACCCGATGGGGCCTTTACAACTGGCCGACTTCATAGGCCTGGACGTATGCCTGTACATTATGCGGGTCTTACACGAAGGACTGGGCAACCCGAAATATGCGCCATGTCCGCTGCTGGTGAACATGGTGAATGCGGGCTTCCTTGGCGTAAAAAGCGGGGAAGGATTTTACAAATACCAGGCCGGCAGTAAAGACCTGGTAGTAAGCCCACGCTTCGACTCCTGA
- a CDS encoding carboxypeptidase-like regulatory domain-containing protein: MIKKIYILVALLCLPFLLKAQLTAFKDSVIQISGVTMTADSLRAIPAVSILVRGQNRGTISNSQGIFSIVAFKGDTLSFSAVGFRKKEYKIPPDLRGNNFSMIQLLVEDTTYLPVTIIKPYPTREEFEKMFVSMDIPNDQYEIARKNTEANHLRALQRVTPADGGEAYNSYMKKQQQSLYYAGQVPPQNIFNPLAWAQFIQSWKRGDFKNKD, encoded by the coding sequence ATGATCAAAAAAATCTACATACTTGTTGCACTGCTATGCCTGCCATTTTTACTTAAAGCTCAGCTCACTGCGTTCAAAGACAGCGTGATACAGATCTCTGGGGTAACGATGACGGCCGATAGTCTTCGTGCCATTCCGGCAGTAAGTATTCTTGTTCGCGGGCAAAACCGCGGTACGATCTCCAATAGCCAGGGTATTTTTTCCATCGTAGCATTTAAAGGCGATACACTTTCCTTTAGTGCGGTAGGTTTCCGTAAAAAAGAATATAAAATCCCGCCTGACCTGAGAGGCAATAACTTTTCTATGATCCAGCTGCTCGTAGAGGATACCACCTATCTGCCGGTAACGATCATCAAACCTTACCCCACCCGGGAAGAGTTTGAGAAAATGTTCGTCAGCATGGATATTCCGAACGATCAATACGAGATCGCCCGTAAAAACACCGAGGCCAACCACTTACGCGCGCTGCAACGTGTTACGCCTGCAGATGGCGGTGAAGCATATAATTCCTACATGAAGAAACAACAGCAATCGCTGTACTACGCCGGCCAGGTGCCGCCGCAAAACATCTTCAACCCGCTGGCATGGGCACAGTTTATACAGTCCTGGAAGCGGGGCGACTTCAAGAATAAAGATTAA
- a CDS encoding Mrp/NBP35 family ATP-binding protein yields MMTKEQIIHALSHVEEPDLGKDLVTLNMVKDIEIDGEKVSFTVVLTTPACPLKDLIRNACINAVKHFVNKEAVVTVNMTANVNSTRKDAKTVLPGVKNVIMVASGKGGVGKSTVAANLAISLAQGGAEVGLMDADIYGPSVPIMFGVRGERPMMVSVDGKGKIAPMEKFGIKFMSIGLLVDEKQAIVWRGPMLSSALRQFVTDVHWGDLDYLIIDMPPGTGDVQLTLVQTVPVTGAVIVTTPQEVALADAKKGIAMFASPAINVPVIGLVENMAYFTPKELPDNKYYIFGREGGKRLASELDIPFLGQIPLVQGIREGGDYGQPAITGDDEITKKAFIDFAGATARGIAMRNANLAPTKIVEVMV; encoded by the coding sequence ATGATGACGAAAGAGCAGATAATTCACGCCCTGAGCCATGTTGAGGAGCCTGACCTGGGAAAAGACCTGGTGACGCTTAACATGGTGAAGGACATAGAGATAGATGGCGAAAAAGTAAGTTTCACGGTAGTGCTCACCACACCTGCCTGCCCGTTAAAGGACCTGATCCGTAACGCCTGTATCAACGCGGTAAAACACTTTGTAAATAAGGAAGCGGTAGTAACCGTTAACATGACCGCCAACGTAAACTCCACCCGTAAAGACGCGAAAACCGTGTTGCCCGGCGTGAAAAACGTAATTATGGTGGCTTCCGGTAAAGGAGGGGTAGGTAAATCTACCGTAGCGGCTAACCTGGCAATTTCGCTCGCCCAGGGTGGTGCGGAAGTAGGTTTGATGGATGCCGACATTTACGGCCCATCTGTACCCATTATGTTCGGCGTACGCGGCGAACGCCCGATGATGGTTTCGGTAGATGGTAAAGGTAAGATCGCTCCCATGGAGAAGTTTGGGATCAAGTTTATGTCTATCGGCCTGCTGGTAGATGAAAAACAAGCCATCGTATGGCGCGGCCCCATGCTGAGCAGCGCTTTGCGCCAGTTCGTAACCGACGTACACTGGGGCGACCTCGATTACCTCATCATCGACATGCCGCCCGGCACCGGCGACGTGCAGCTTACACTGGTACAAACCGTTCCGGTAACAGGCGCTGTAATCGTCACTACGCCACAGGAAGTGGCCCTGGCAGATGCGAAGAAAGGTATTGCGATGTTTGCCAGCCCCGCGATCAATGTACCGGTAATTGGCCTGGTAGAGAATATGGCTTATTTCACACCGAAAGAACTGCCGGACAATAAATACTATATTTTCGGCCGCGAAGGTGGTAAACGCCTCGCCAGCGAACTGGATATTCCATTTCTCGGACAAATTCCGCTGGTACAGGGCATCCGCGAAGGTGGTGACTACGGTCAGCCGGCGATCACCGGCGATGACGAGATCACTAAAAAAGCATTTATCGACTTTGCCGGTGCTACTGCGCGCGGCATCGCGATGAGGAATGCGAACCTTGCGCCTACGAAGATCGTAGAGGTGATGGTGTAG
- a CDS encoding FMN-binding negative transcriptional regulator has product MYTPKKYQETDWQLISGFVRENSFGMLVSVLDGRPAGTHLPLELQEKMPGEWVLEGHLSAANPQRHTFASGQPFLAVFTAAHSYISSSWYEKEKIPTWNYMAVHIYGQLRIQTESELRASLERLMDTYEAASRCPVHISDVDPIELQKNIKGIVGFELKVEEVQSTFKLSQNRHDADYFSVVTHLKAKGDEHSRRIAEEMENRRPQ; this is encoded by the coding sequence ATGTATACTCCAAAAAAATACCAGGAAACAGACTGGCAACTGATTTCCGGCTTTGTACGGGAGAACAGTTTTGGTATGCTGGTGAGTGTGCTGGACGGTCGGCCCGCGGGTACCCACCTGCCGCTTGAGCTGCAGGAGAAAATGCCCGGTGAATGGGTGCTGGAAGGGCACCTTTCTGCCGCTAATCCCCAACGGCACACGTTTGCGAGCGGGCAACCCTTCCTGGCTGTGTTTACCGCTGCACACAGCTATATTTCGTCTTCCTGGTACGAAAAAGAAAAGATCCCCACCTGGAATTATATGGCCGTGCATATTTACGGCCAACTGCGCATACAGACCGAATCGGAATTACGCGCGTCGCTGGAGCGGCTAATGGATACCTACGAAGCTGCATCCCGTTGCCCGGTGCATATTTCGGACGTAGATCCAATCGAGCTACAGAAGAATATAAAAGGGATTGTGGGGTTTGAACTGAAAGTGGAAGAAGTGCAAAGCACCTTTAAACTGAGCCAGAACCGGCACGATGCCGATTACTTTTCTGTGGTGACCCACCTGAAAGCCAAGGGTGACGAGCATTCGCGCCGAATTGCCGAAGAAATGGAGAACCGGCGCCCACAGTAA
- a CDS encoding Gfo/Idh/MocA family protein: MTHSTKSRRAFLKQSVLGGAGVAISAMGLPASSYARIMGSNDRVNVGVVGFSDRFREALMPTFLANRQELNFDIIGVSDIWNRRRDEGKKVLSGKLGHDVTAYANNDELYRNKDIDAVIIATADFQHAYHTIEAVTANCDVYCEKPFAETMGDARAALKAVKASKKIFQVGTQRRSGPGYHAAAKFIKEGKFGNITMVEMTWNVNQPGRWRRPALVKDIRESDVDWKRFLVNRPKDNWDPRKYLEYRLFWPYSSGIFGQWMTHQIDTVHWFSGLKHPRSAVANGGIYQWKDGRTNPDTLTAVFDYGPANDPNNGFQVMYSSRFHNSAGGTKELYFSNGGMIDMSTNKISPTGGMTENEGKAMGLHANLLPAMSLDGEAAATSANTGGDPLTYSHMRNWMQCVRDRKETNAPIEAAYSHSIALIMGNAAYRTGMKATFDEAKQDVMVGGKVFTL, translated from the coding sequence ATGACGCATTCCACTAAATCCCGCCGTGCATTTCTGAAACAGTCTGTTTTGGGTGGTGCGGGAGTTGCTATCAGTGCGATGGGACTACCCGCCAGCAGCTATGCCCGTATTATGGGCTCCAACGACCGTGTGAACGTAGGCGTAGTCGGCTTTTCCGACCGCTTCCGGGAGGCACTCATGCCTACCTTCCTCGCCAATCGCCAGGAACTCAACTTCGATATCATCGGCGTGTCCGACATCTGGAACCGTCGTCGGGACGAAGGTAAAAAGGTGCTTTCCGGCAAACTGGGCCACGATGTAACTGCTTATGCCAATAACGACGAGCTGTATCGCAATAAGGATATCGATGCTGTAATCATTGCTACCGCGGACTTCCAGCACGCTTACCATACAATTGAGGCGGTTACCGCTAACTGTGACGTATACTGCGAAAAGCCTTTTGCAGAAACGATGGGCGATGCACGTGCTGCGTTGAAAGCCGTGAAAGCGTCTAAAAAGATATTCCAGGTAGGTACACAGCGCCGTAGCGGCCCTGGTTACCACGCCGCTGCCAAATTTATTAAAGAAGGTAAGTTTGGTAATATCACTATGGTGGAAATGACCTGGAACGTAAACCAGCCGGGCCGCTGGAGACGTCCCGCCCTGGTGAAGGACATCCGCGAATCGGACGTTGACTGGAAACGCTTCCTCGTAAACAGGCCGAAAGATAACTGGGACCCACGTAAATACCTGGAGTACCGCCTGTTCTGGCCATACTCCTCCGGCATTTTCGGTCAGTGGATGACACACCAGATCGATACGGTACATTGGTTCTCGGGCCTCAAACATCCGCGCAGCGCGGTAGCTAACGGCGGCATCTACCAGTGGAAAGATGGCCGTACCAACCCGGATACGTTAACGGCTGTATTTGATTACGGTCCGGCGAACGATCCGAACAACGGCTTCCAGGTGATGTACAGCTCCCGCTTCCACAACTCGGCTGGCGGCACAAAAGAGCTGTATTTCTCTAACGGCGGCATGATTGACATGAGCACCAATAAAATATCACCCACCGGCGGTATGACAGAAAATGAAGGCAAGGCGATGGGACTGCATGCAAACCTGCTGCCTGCGATGTCACTGGATGGTGAAGCGGCTGCTACGTCGGCCAATACCGGCGGCGATCCGCTTACTTACTCACACATGCGCAACTGGATGCAGTGTGTACGTGACCGTAAGGAAACAAACGCGCCTATCGAAGCGGCCTACTCTCACTCCATCGCGCTCATCATGGGTAATGCGGCATACCGCACCGGTATGAAGGCGACCTTCGACGAAGCGAAACAAGATGTAATGGTGGGTGGAAAAGTCTTTACCTTATAA
- a CDS encoding sugar phosphate isomerase/epimerase family protein yields the protein MKKTLYLVTFLLIASVVQSNAQKLPIRIGVNTSMDNDSLLAATGYDYIEENTRKLFHMSDSAFAKNLAKLKKTRRPVKAANSFLPPGLMLIGPHVNEAWVVGYVDTVFRHAKQAGVNIIVLGSSASRRLPEGYDRNKAIEEFVYIGRKMAEVAKKHDITIAMESLNKTEDNFITTLAFANELATRINHKNFKLTADIYHMLMENESPESIINARKNLVHCHIAEKEGRAVPGTNQENFVPYFEALKEINYKGLLSIECRWKDLPTQALAAREYLVTQLNQAYNTKP from the coding sequence ATGAAAAAGACATTATACCTGGTTACATTCCTCCTGATTGCAAGCGTAGTGCAATCGAATGCACAAAAGCTGCCGATACGTATCGGCGTGAACACTTCCATGGATAACGACAGTCTGCTGGCCGCCACTGGCTACGATTATATTGAAGAAAATACCCGGAAACTGTTTCATATGTCCGACAGCGCCTTCGCTAAAAACCTCGCAAAGCTGAAAAAGACGCGCCGCCCGGTAAAAGCAGCTAACTCCTTCCTTCCGCCCGGCCTCATGCTCATTGGTCCGCATGTAAACGAAGCCTGGGTAGTAGGTTATGTGGATACCGTGTTCCGCCATGCCAAACAAGCCGGTGTAAATATCATCGTACTGGGCAGCTCCGCCTCCCGCAGGCTGCCGGAGGGTTATGACCGCAACAAAGCCATCGAAGAATTTGTATACATCGGTCGCAAAATGGCCGAGGTAGCAAAAAAACACGATATCACCATCGCAATGGAGAGTCTGAATAAGACAGAAGATAATTTCATTACTACTTTAGCCTTTGCAAATGAACTGGCTACGCGTATTAATCATAAAAACTTCAAACTAACGGCCGACATCTATCATATGCTGATGGAAAACGAGTCGCCGGAAAGCATCATCAATGCGCGTAAAAACCTGGTGCATTGCCACATTGCCGAAAAAGAAGGCCGCGCCGTTCCGGGTACGAACCAGGAGAATTTCGTACCCTACTTCGAAGCATTAAAGGAGATCAATTACAAGGGCCTCCTCAGCATCGAATGCCGTTGGAAAGACTTGCCCACGCAGGCTTTGGCCGCGCGTGAATATCTCGTTACTCAGTTAAACCAAGCTTACAATACAAAACCTTGA